A region of the Bryobacteraceae bacterium genome:
GCAGCGCCCAGGCGATGCGCTGGAAGACGTCCGTCTGCTGATTGCGGTTCAGCCCGCCGGCCACGCGGCCCCAGAACAGCCACCACTGCGTTTCGTTCTCGCTCCGGTTGTCAAAGGCGAGCCCCTGGGCCCACACGCGCCGCGCGAGTTCGATGCGGTAATCATCGGCCGGATGGCCGAAGCCGGGCCGCAGGCACAGCCCGGCCAGGTTCAGCCAGCGCACTTCGTGGCCCGGCGTCAGCCGCCGGCCCTGGCTGCATTCGAGGAACACGTCGGCGAGCCTGCGGATCACCTCGAGCGGCCAGGAATTCCGCCCGAGCGCGAGGATCTGCTCGAGCCGCGCCGGCAGCTCTTCCTGTGGCGCGGCGCCGGTCTCGAAGACTTCGCGGATGGCGGCGCAGGCCCGCTCCACCGCTTCCGTGCTGATCACCGCCGCCGGACGCGCACGTTGTTCCTGTTCGGCGAGCACCGGTTTGCGCAGTTCGAACTGAAGGCGCCAGCGGTGTTCGCTGATCAACGAGGCGGCCCACAGCTCCAGCGTTCCAATCTCGGTGAGCCGCGCTCCCAGCCGCACCGGGATCAGCCGCTGCTCGGCTTTCCGGCCGAAGCGGATCACCGCTTCGAGGGGCGCGTGCACATGCAGCTCGTCGCCGGCGGCCGAGGCCGGGAATTCGACGACGTCGCCGCAGGCGTCCTCGGTGCGCGTGAGCGACGAATACAGCCGGAAGCTCACCGCCCTGTTGGCGACAAGCTGAAGGTTCGGTGCTTCGAGCTCGAGCGTGGCGCCCTCTTCGGTGCCGCGCGGAACGAGGCACAGCGTGCGGATCACCTCGGGCGAGCCGGATTCGACGCCGAGATAGTAGGCGCGCGGCAGGCCGCCCCGCACCAGCACGCCCGCGCCCGTCGCCCGCACGTACCCGTAATAGGCCGCTCCGATTGCCACCGCGAGGTCGAGCTCGTTGTTTTCGAAGACGAGCGGGCGTCTGCCGTACCAGCTTTCGACGACATCGGCCAGCCGCCGCCGCAGAATTTCCGGAATGAAAAAACCGCCGTTGAAAAGGATGGCATCCGGCGGCGGGGAGCCCGAGGACTGGAGAAACGCGGCCAGATGGCGCGTGATGGCCGGGTCGCTCACATACGGGAGCCCGACTTCGCGGAAGAGGCTGCGCTTTTCTTCCTGCGGTTTTTCGTCCAGCCGGCAGAAGGGAAGAAAGCCGTCAAGCGCGAGTTCCAGCGCTTCTTCGCGGAGCACGGTGGCCTTCAGCGTCCCACCGATCAGCGACGTGCCCGCCCCGAGCACGGTGATCTCCACCGATGGCACGCCCGGCTCGGCCAGCAACTGTTCCTTGGCCGCGGCGCACTGCCGCCGCAGTGCCGCGCGCTGGCGGAGCGCAAGCTGCCGTTCGAGCTTCGACTCGACCAGCCAGGCAAGCGTCAGGTCCAGGTTGTCGCCGCCGAGCAGCAGGTGCCGTCCCACGGCCGTGCGCGTGAAGGAGACGTGGTCGCCTTCGCGGCTGACGCGGATCACGGTGAAGTCCGACGTGCCGCCGCCGACGTCCACCACCAGCACGGTCATGCCGTCGAACAGCGCCTTCTGCGAGTGCGCCAGGTGATTGGCGATCCACGCATAGAAGGCCGCCGCGGGCTCTTCGAGCAGCGTAAGGTTTTCGATGCCCGCCTGGCGCGCCGCTTCCACCGTGAGCTCGCGCGCCTCTTCATCGAACGACGCCGGCACGGTGAGCACGACCTCGTGCTCCGGCAGCGGACCGCGGCCGGCGCTCTCCCAGGCCTCGCGCAGATGGCGGAGATAGCGCGCCGACGCTTCCACCGGCGACATCACGCGTCCGGCCTCCTGCGCGTCCCAGGGCAGGATCTTCGCCGTGCGGTCCACCTCCGGGTTCGACAGCCAGCTCTTGGCCGAATGCACGAGGCGCGTGGGTTGGAGCGCTCCCTGCTCGCGCGCATACTCGCCCACCACGCCTTCGCCTTCCAGCAGCAGGAACGAGGGCAGCGTGCGGCGCGGCTCCACCGCGCCGGAAGCGGTCTTCTGCGGAATGGGCAGCACGTGCACGGGCGGAAAATCGGCGCCTTCCGCCTCGCGCGGATCGATGAAGGCCACCGCGGAGTTCGTCGTGCCCAGATCAATGCCGATTTTCATTGCGACGCGTGCCTCCGCAACTGGAATTCGAGCTTCCACCGCCTCCCTTCCCACGGGGTGCCGGGCAGGCCGCGGGCCCACAGCTCGAGCACGCCCGTCTCGGTCACCTGCACTTCCAGCATCACGCGAGCCATCCCGCCGGGTTCGCCCTCCAGGCACACTTCCACGGGCGCGAGCTCTTCCAGCTCTTCGGGGATCTCTTCGAGCAGATCGCCAATGGCGTCCTGCTTCCGCGATGCGGAGACGAAGAAGCGGAACTGCGCCGGCTCGCCGGTGAAGAGGACGAATTCGCGGCCGGGCACTTCCGCCTGCGATCCTTCCTCCATGCCGAAGGGGACGACGGTGAGTGCCTTGAGCGGGGGCTGAAGTCCAGGCACCGCGGGCATGGCCGCCTCGATGCCGATGTAGTAGGAGTGCGGGATGCCGCCGCGGATCCGGAGGCCGCCCTCGTTGCGCAGGCGCGCATACCAGGCCGCACCGCGGGCCACGGCGTGCATCAGGTCGCCGCCTTCCAGCACGCGCACGGGCGGCCGACCGGCTTCGCGGAGCCAGCCGTTCAGCACTTCCGTCATCCGCTCGCGCAGCGCGCGGGCGCGGAAGACGCCGCCGTTGAAGAGCACATGGGTGGGGCAGGCGAGCTCGCCGCCGCGCCGCAGAAACTGCGCGAGGTGCTTCGTCACCGCCGGGTCCTGCTCATAGGGGAGCCCCAGCTCGGCCAGCGCTGCGCGGCGCCTTCGGACAGGCATCTCTTCGCTGGACGTGCGCGGGAAGAAGCCGTCGATGAGGATCGCTTCCACCTCGCCGCGCTCCAGCCTTCCGCGGATCGTGCCGCCGATCAGCGAGGAACCGCGGCCGAGCAGCGTCACCGGCGCTTCGGTTCTGGCAGGGTTCTCGAGCAGCGCTTCCTTGGCCAGCCGGCACTGCTGCCACAGCGACTGGAACTGGAGCGCGTCCAGCTTCGGCAGCCGCCGCGCCACCGCGTGCGCCAGCGCGAGGTCCATGTTGTCGCCGCCGAGCAGGAGATGATCGCCCACTGCGATGCGTTCCAGCTCGAGCGCGCCGTCGCGTTCGGCAGCGCGGATCAGGGTGAAATCGGTGGTGCCGCCGCCGACATCGATCACGAGGATCAGATCTCCGGGCCGGAGCGTTTCGCGCCAGTCCGGGTGGGATTCGAGCCACGCATACAGCGCGGCCTGCGGCTCTTCGAGCAGGACCAGCTCCGGCAGGCCGGCCGCTGCGGCCGCTTTCTCAGTGAGCTGCCGGGCCACTTCATCAAAGGACGCGGGCACGGTGAGCACCACGTGGCGGGGCGCGAGGGGCGTGTCGGGAAAGGCGTGGTTCCAGGCGCCGAGAATGTGTTCGAGGTAAGCGCGGCTGGCATCCACCGGGGAGACGCGCGGCGCCTCCGGCGGGGCGTTCGGCGGCAGGATGGGCGCGGTGCGTTCCGAGCCTGTGGCCGAGAGCCAGCTCTTGGCGGAGGTGACCAGCCGTCCCAGCGTTTCGGCGCCGCGCCGCGCGGCGAATTGGCCGACGATGCGGCCGTCGCCCTGGCGCCAGGGCAGATCGAGGGCGCCCGGAGGGAACTCGCCGTCAGCGGCCAGATAGAGCGCGGAAGGCAGCAGCGTCTCGGCGAACACTTCGCCCGGAGCGACGAGCTGCGGGATCGGCAGCAGCTCCACGGGCGAGTCCGTGTCCGGACTCGTCCAGGCCACGGCGCAGTTGGTGGTTCCCAGGTCGATGCCGGCGTAGACCAAGGCGGGTTATTCCACTTCCAGCTCGGCAGGCGCCAAAATCGAGAGATTCTGTTTTGGGCTTACCGACGGCAGGCTCACGGAATCGGCACGCCAGCCCCGATGCCGCAGCAGGCCGCCGGCGGGGCGGCCCTGCGGGGGCACGTTGCCGGTGAAGCGAACCGCCGCCGGATCCCGCGCGAGCGCGCCGGCCGACTCCGTCTTCACATAGGTACCCTCCACGCCGTCAATCACCGGGGCCAGGCGGAAATGCTTTCGCAGCACGTCCTGGCACTGGGCATGGATCTGGCGGACGCCCGCGCCCACCTGCTCGTCGGTGTACGGCGAGATGTCTTCCATGAGGAAGTCGACCAGCCGCGCCTCGCGTTGCAGGAGCCCGAGCAGTTGCAGCGCGCCGGCTTCGGGCTTCGGCGCCTCCTTTTCTTTCGCCGGTTCGGACCGGCGGGCCACGGACTTCTCGAAACCGTGGGCGCGTGCGATGTCGTCCGGCAGCGTGCCGCCGAGAATGCCGAAGAAGGCGCGCAGCGCCATGCTGATGCGGCTCAAAAGACGCTTCCCTCCAAACTTTCAGAATACACTGCGGCCTCTGGGGGCCCTCTGCCCGCCGGGCCGGCTCAGCCTCTGGCGCCAGGAACCAGCGTCTCTTCCCTCAGCCGCGCCAGCTCGCGCCGGGCGATGCCCGCCCAGTAGCCGCTGGGGTCGAGCTTCAGGTATTGCTGCCAGTGGCGCACGGCGTTGAGCGTGTCGTGGCGGGACTGGTAGATGAGGGCGGCGTTGTAGTGCGCGTCGGCGAACCTCGTGTCAATGGAGATCGCCTTGAGGTAACACTCGAGCGCCCGGTCCGGGTCGCGCAGCTCCTCGTATAGATTGCCGAGGTTGAACCACGCGAGCGGATAGTCCGGCTTCGCCTTCAGGGCGGCGCGGTAGCAGGCCTCGGCCTCCTTCCAACGCTGCATGTGGAAGTAGACGGTGCCGAGGTTGACGTGCGGGGCGGGCGCGTCGGGGTCGCGCTCAATCGCCTTCTCGTAGGCGGCGATCACCTGTTCGACGGGCGCGCCCATCTGCTCCATCTCGACGCCACGCTCGAACCACTGCTCGGCTTCGCGGAGCCGCTTTTCCATTTCCTCCTGAAGCGTGCGCTCGGCGCGGCGGGCGGGGAATTCGAGCAGGCGCTGGATCTCTTCCTGGTCGAAGTCGAGCAGGAGCTGACCGGTGAGCGGTTCCATGCGGCGCCCGTCCACCTGGACGGCCAGGCGGCGGCCGTCGGTGAAGATCTTCAGCTCCTGAAGCGGATCGCCCACGTGCCGGAGCTTGGCGCGGAGCGAGTCGAGGATGAGGCGGATGCGCGAGGCCGGCATGCGGCGGGCGCGGAGCTGCCGCAGCGTCTTCAGCGCCACCAGGTCCTTGAAGGCGTAATGTTCCGCGCGGGGGACGAAGCCGTGTTCTTCCCAGTCCTCGAGCACCGATTCGCGGATGCCGAGCAGCCGGCAGACCTCGTCCCGCGTATAGCTGGCTTTCGGGTCTGCGCCGGACACGCGTTCGATTGTAGCACCCCGGCCCGCGCGCGAATCGGCTACCATGGAAGCAGGAACGCTCATGCAACTGAGTTTCAAAGCGGCCAGCAGGAAACGGCGGGCGGCCACGCTCGCTGATCTGCCGTCAGGGAGCGATGCGGTCATCGACCGGCTGGATCTTCCCGAAGATCTCGCCGGGCGGCTGATGGAACTCGGTTTCATTCCCGGGCACCCGGTCACCGTGGCCGGCAACGCTCCGGGCGGGGATCCGCGGATCTTCCGCGTGGAAGGCGCCGAGATCGCCCTGCGGCGGGAGACGGCCCGCCATATTCTGATCCGGAAGAACTAGCCGATGAGCTCCTGCCACGGCAGCCCTGGAACTGCCGGGCTCGCCCGGCCGCCCGAGGCGGCGGCTCCGCCGAAGCTGGTGGCGCTCATCGGCCCGCCCAACTCCGGCAAGACCACGCTGTTCAACCGCCTCACCGGATTGCGCCAGAAAGTTGCCAACTTTCCCGGCGTCACCGTGGAGCACCACATCGGCAGGGCGCATCTTGCGGGGCGTCACGCGGTGGACATCATCGACCTGCCGGGCATCTACAGCCTGACGCCGCGCTCGGAAGACGAGCAGGTAACCTACGACGTGCTCCAGGGCCGGATGCCCGGGCTGCGCCGCCCGGACGGCGTCATCCTCGTGCTCGACTCCACCAGCCTTCAGCGCCATCTGCCGCTGGCCGCCGCGGTGCTCACGCTGCGGCTGCCGACGCTCATCGTGCTCAACATGGCCGACGAGTTGCGCGGGCGCGGCGGCGCGGTGGACACCGAGGCGCTTGCCAATCAGCTTGGCGCGCCCGTGGTGCTGGTGAGCGCGGCCACGGGCGAGGGCGTGAAAAGCGTGGCGCAGTTTCTCACCGGTGGCATTGCCGTGCCGCGCGTGGTGGAGCTGCCGGTGATCCAGGACGTCCCGGCCTGCCGGCAGTGGGCCCGCCAGGTTTCGCGCAGCGCGCGTTACGCGCACCCGGCGCCGCCCGTGTGGACGCAGCGGCTGGACGCCGTTTTCCTTCACCCGCTGTGGGGCCCGCTGGTTTTTTCCGCCGTCGTCCTGATGGTGTTCCAGAGCATCTTTTCGTGGGCGCGGCCGCTCATGGACGCCGTGCAGGCCGCAGTCGGCATTTCAGGCGGCTGGATGCGCGCGGCGCTTCCGGAAGGCTGGCTGCGGTCGCTGGTTGTGGACGGCGTCT
Encoded here:
- a CDS encoding heat-shock protein; this translates as MVYAGIDLGTTNCAVAWTSPDTDSPVELLPIPQLVAPGEVFAETLLPSALYLAADGEFPPGALDLPWRQGDGRIVGQFAARRGAETLGRLVTSAKSWLSATGSERTAPILPPNAPPEAPRVSPVDASRAYLEHILGAWNHAFPDTPLAPRHVVLTVPASFDEVARQLTEKAAAAAGLPELVLLEEPQAALYAWLESHPDWRETLRPGDLILVIDVGGGTTDFTLIRAAERDGALELERIAVGDHLLLGGDNMDLALAHAVARRLPKLDALQFQSLWQQCRLAKEALLENPARTEAPVTLLGRGSSLIGGTIRGRLERGEVEAILIDGFFPRTSSEEMPVRRRRAALAELGLPYEQDPAVTKHLAQFLRRGGELACPTHVLFNGGVFRARALRERMTEVLNGWLREAGRPPVRVLEGGDLMHAVARGAAWYARLRNEGGLRIRGGIPHSYYIGIEAAMPAVPGLQPPLKALTVVPFGMEEGSQAEVPGREFVLFTGEPAQFRFFVSASRKQDAIGDLLEEIPEELEELAPVEVCLEGEPGGMARVMLEVQVTETGVLELWARGLPGTPWEGRRWKLEFQLRRHASQ
- a CDS encoding iron transporter FeoA produces the protein MQLSFKAASRKRRAATLADLPSGSDAVIDRLDLPEDLAGRLMELGFIPGHPVTVAGNAPGGDPRIFRVEGAEIALRRETARHILIRKN
- a CDS encoding heat-shock protein, whose protein sequence is MKIGIDLGTTNSAVAFIDPREAEGADFPPVHVLPIPQKTASGAVEPRRTLPSFLLLEGEGVVGEYAREQGALQPTRLVHSAKSWLSNPEVDRTAKILPWDAQEAGRVMSPVEASARYLRHLREAWESAGRGPLPEHEVVLTVPASFDEEARELTVEAARQAGIENLTLLEEPAAAFYAWIANHLAHSQKALFDGMTVLVVDVGGGTSDFTVIRVSREGDHVSFTRTAVGRHLLLGGDNLDLTLAWLVESKLERQLALRQRAALRRQCAAAKEQLLAEPGVPSVEITVLGAGTSLIGGTLKATVLREEALELALDGFLPFCRLDEKPQEEKRSLFREVGLPYVSDPAITRHLAAFLQSSGSPPPDAILFNGGFFIPEILRRRLADVVESWYGRRPLVFENNELDLAVAIGAAYYGYVRATGAGVLVRGGLPRAYYLGVESGSPEVIRTLCLVPRGTEEGATLELEAPNLQLVANRAVSFRLYSSLTRTEDACGDVVEFPASAAGDELHVHAPLEAVIRFGRKAEQRLIPVRLGARLTEIGTLELWAASLISEHRWRLQFELRKPVLAEQEQRARPAAVISTEAVERACAAIREVFETGAAPQEELPARLEQILALGRNSWPLEVIRRLADVFLECSQGRRLTPGHEVRWLNLAGLCLRPGFGHPADDYRIELARRVWAQGLAFDNRSENETQWWLFWGRVAGGLNRNQQTDVFQRIAWALLPKGRPPRLNANVEREMWRCAASLELLPAGTRTELGNALVRRLRAHPNPSDFWCLGRIGARRLFYAPANQVLPPATAVRWIESILRLPGSEECVARLAQATGDAARDIPPATFESVRRALADRPEWLRILEGEAGADLEAMARVFGEELPAGLVLG